In one window of Nicotiana tabacum cultivar K326 chromosome 12, ASM71507v2, whole genome shotgun sequence DNA:
- the LOC142166981 gene encoding uncharacterized protein LOC142166981, producing MGSTVEYISSNSGVTDNSAATPSSPLYLLPFDSPSTILVTTTFDGIGYGSWRRGMLLGLSCKNKLGMINGTVARPNSTSPLLEPWIRCNDMAIAWIMNSLDREIRETVMYTESTDKLWKEIERKFGQASGIKIF from the coding sequence ATGGGTTCGACTGTCGAATATATATCTAGTAATTCTGGTGTAACTGATAATTCTGCTGCAACTCCTTCATCTCCACTATATCTGCTTCCTTTTGATTCACCTAGTACAATTTTGGTCACCACAACTTTTGATGGCATTGGCTATGGAAGTTGGCGTCGAGGAATGTTATTAGGACTCTCATGCAAGAATAAGCTAGGCATGATCAATGGAACAGTTGCACGACCTAATTCCACCTCTCCTTTACTCGAACCTTGGATTAGGTGTAATGACATGGCTATAGCTTGGATTATGAATAGTTTGGATAGGGAAATTAGGGAGACTGTGATGTACACTGAAAGTACTGATAAACTTTGGAAGGAGATTGAGCGCAAATTTGGTCAAGCTAGTGGAATTAAAATTTTTTAG
- the LOC107791562 gene encoding GDSL esterase/lipase EXL3-like isoform X1: MFSFGIVECSLHRVKVLLYVNFVLFSVCEAKVQLPQNVIFKAVFAFGDSIVDQGNNNYIKTLVKCNFQPYGKDFMGGMPTGRFSNGKTPPDLIAVELGIKKLIPAYLDPNLKTEDIKSGVSFASGGCGYDPLTATLVAVIPLSRQLTQFIEYTGKLKVLVGEEEANYILKNSLFMVVAGTDDLANTYFTAGIRLKQDINSYTDLMVAEASKFLNELYKLGARKFWILGIPPIGCLPSQRTLAGGHNRMCSQEYNQAAQLANTKFSIAINSLSKKLPQSKLVFIDIYNPLLDLIFNPEKYGFEEVEKGCCGTGTIEGAKLCNKFSGTCEDDTKYLFWDSYHPTEKAYKIIVDQIIKKYINNFT, from the exons ATGTTCTCTTTTGGTATAGTAGAGTGTTCGTTGCATAGGGTCAAGGTTTTACTCTATGTTAATTTTGTGTTGTTTAGTGTATGTGAAGCGAAGGTGCAGCTCCCACAGAACGTGATATTTAAGGCAGTGTTTGCTTTTGGAGATTCAATTGTCGATCAAGGAAATAATAACTATATAAAGACGCTAGTAAAGTGTAATTTTCAGCCTTATGGTAAGGATTTTATGGGTGGAATGCCAACCGGAAGGTTCAGCAATGGCAAGACACCGCCGGATTTGATAG CGGTCGAACTAGGGATAAAAAAGCTCATACCGGCTTATCTAGATCCAAATTTGAAAACTGAAGATATAAAAAGTGGAGTAAGCTTTGCATCAGGAGGTTGTGGATATGATCCTCTAACAGCTACTCTCGTG GCAGTCATACCCCTATCAAGACAATTAACTCAGTTCATAGAATATACTGGGAAGCTGAAAGTGTTAGTTGGGGAAGAAGAAGCTAATTATATTCTGAAAAATAGCTTATTTATGGTGGTTGCTGGCACTGACGATCTAGCCAATACTTACTTCACCGCTGGAATTCGCTTGAAGCAGGATATTAACTCATATACTGATCTCATGGTGGCTGAAGCTTCTAAATTTCTCAAT GAATTGTACAAGCTGGGagcaagaaaattttggattttagGAATCCCACCAATAGGATGTTTGCCATCACAAAGAACACTTGCGGGAGGGCATAATAGAATGTGTTCTCAAGAATACAACCAAGCTGCACAATTGGCCAACACCAAATTCTCTATTGCAATTAATTCATTATCCAAAAAATTACCTCAATCCAAGCTCGTCTTCATCGATATCTATAATCCTCTACTTGATCTCATTTTTAATCCTGAAAAGTATG GATTTGAAGAAGTAGAGAAAGGTTGCTGTGGCACAGGAACAATAGAAGGGGCAAAACTATGCAACAAATTCAGTGGAACTTGTGAAGATGATACGAAGTATTTGTTTTGGGATAGTTATCATCCTACTGAGAAAGCTTACAAGATTATTGTTGATCAGATCATCAAAAAATATATCAACAATTTTACGTAG
- the LOC107791562 gene encoding GDSL esterase/lipase EXL3-like isoform X2: MFSFGIVECSLHRVKVLLYVNFVLFSVCEAKVQLPQNVIFKAVFAFGDSIVDQGNNNYIKTLVKCNFQPYGKDFMGGMPTGRFSNGKTPPDLIAVELGIKKLIPAYLDPNLKTEDIKSGVSFASGGCGYDPLTATLVAVIPLSRQLTQFIEYTGKLKVLVGEEEANYILKNSLFMVVAGTDDLANTYFTAGIRLKQDINSYTDLMVAEASKFLNELYKLGARKFWILGIPPIGCLPSQRTLAGGHNRMCSQEYNQAAQLANTKFSIAINSLSKKLPQSKLVFIDIYNPLLDLIFNPEKI, translated from the exons ATGTTCTCTTTTGGTATAGTAGAGTGTTCGTTGCATAGGGTCAAGGTTTTACTCTATGTTAATTTTGTGTTGTTTAGTGTATGTGAAGCGAAGGTGCAGCTCCCACAGAACGTGATATTTAAGGCAGTGTTTGCTTTTGGAGATTCAATTGTCGATCAAGGAAATAATAACTATATAAAGACGCTAGTAAAGTGTAATTTTCAGCCTTATGGTAAGGATTTTATGGGTGGAATGCCAACCGGAAGGTTCAGCAATGGCAAGACACCGCCGGATTTGATAG CGGTCGAACTAGGGATAAAAAAGCTCATACCGGCTTATCTAGATCCAAATTTGAAAACTGAAGATATAAAAAGTGGAGTAAGCTTTGCATCAGGAGGTTGTGGATATGATCCTCTAACAGCTACTCTCGTG GCAGTCATACCCCTATCAAGACAATTAACTCAGTTCATAGAATATACTGGGAAGCTGAAAGTGTTAGTTGGGGAAGAAGAAGCTAATTATATTCTGAAAAATAGCTTATTTATGGTGGTTGCTGGCACTGACGATCTAGCCAATACTTACTTCACCGCTGGAATTCGCTTGAAGCAGGATATTAACTCATATACTGATCTCATGGTGGCTGAAGCTTCTAAATTTCTCAAT GAATTGTACAAGCTGGGagcaagaaaattttggattttagGAATCCCACCAATAGGATGTTTGCCATCACAAAGAACACTTGCGGGAGGGCATAATAGAATGTGTTCTCAAGAATACAACCAAGCTGCACAATTGGCCAACACCAAATTCTCTATTGCAATTAATTCATTATCCAAAAAATTACCTCAATCCAAGCTCGTCTTCATCGATATCTATAATCCTCTACTTGATCTCATTTTTAATCCTGAAAA GATTTGA